The sequence GTTCTGGAGAGCGACGGCGGCAAGAAGATCCAGGTCATCAAGGTCGTGCGTGAGCTGACCGGCCTGGGCCTGAAGGAGGCCAAGGACACCGTCGAGGGCGCGCCGAAGGCGATCCTCGAGGGCGTCAACAAGGAGAAGGCCGAGGCCGCCAAGGCCAAGCTCGAGGCCGAGGGCGCCAAGGTCACCCTCAAGTGATCTGACGCTCCACAGCGTTTCCCGTCGATGGCGGAGACCCGTTCCGGGTCTCCGCCATCGGTGTTCCGGCAGGTGTACGCGGTGCTCGGCGCGACACCTCCGGATCGGCTCCGGCGGATCCGACAGAGGCTGCCAAAGCCGGCCATTCATGCGTTAAGGTCCCTTGGGTGCGGCGGCCGGACGACCGGGTGGGTCCGACCCGCGGCACAGCCCTTGACTGAGTGTCCGCTGACAGGCACGCTGATGGCAGCAAGTTTCCGCGCTTGCAACAGCCGGCCCATGGGTATTCGGCAGACCCGATGACCACGGACCAGCACCGGAGGAAGAGTTGCCGCGTCTCTGAGCGGCCCCGACCACGGCACTGACCGGGAATTCGCAGGTCAGCGGCGTCGGGGACACGTTCCGCGGGCCACCTCAGGTGTGGGCTGGACAGCGGTTAGCCAAGCGGCTACACTGCTAGTTTGCGCTGCCTTCTGTCTTGACGCCTGCCGGGATATCCATCTACGTGGATTTCGTTGGGTGTCTTTTGGAGTGCACGCAGACCAGTTGCACCAGCAACTCAGCCGCATAGCAGCACCGGTCCTCG is a genomic window of Actinoplanes teichomyceticus ATCC 31121 containing:
- the rplL gene encoding 50S ribosomal protein L7/L12; the encoded protein is MAKLSTEELLDAFKEMTLIELSEFVKQFETTFEVTAAAPVAIAAGPAAGGAAPEAEAEKDSFDVVLESDGGKKIQVIKVVRELTGLGLKEAKDTVEGAPKAILEGVNKEKAEAAKAKLEAEGAKVTLK